ATCACCAACTCCGTACTGGTTTTCGTTCTGTCTGCTCGCTGGAAAAGCAGGCAGTGCGTTTTCCTCTACTGAGCATTACAGTTTATTTTTGGATTTATATCATATCATCAGACGCCATATTATTTTCAAGATATCGGCAAACTAAATGGACCGTTCGGTTTCTTTTTTGAGGAATGAATACAATATGGTGTTGATAAACAATCTCAAAGGGCATCTGAGGATTTGGGAGGTAAAAAGCTGAGGTAGCAACGTTTGCACGTGTATTCAAGTAAACGTGAGCCAGATAAAGCGCAGAGATCGatacgctctgcactgtaactgtaAGAATCAGTGAGAACATTCATTCTTTCAAAATAGCAAGTACCACAATAATCATTCTATTAGTTATTGTTCAGTGACGATAACTTACTGTAATGACAAAAAAAGAGGTAATATGGTTTTATTAGACCAGGCTTATTTGAGAAGCTTTACTGATAATTTTGTTTAGAACCCATTGCGACTCGAAGTCTAATTTGGTGAGGTATGCATGCGCATGTGGCTGATGAGGTTTCTTTGTTGTGTAAACTTGCCCCCGCAGACGTGACACTCATAGGGCTTCTCTCCCGAGTGGACACGCATGTGCTCGGTGAGGCGGTACTGCCGTGTGAAGCGCATGCCGCACTCCTCGCAGGCAAACGGCTTCAGGCCCAGATGACTGCGCATGTGGCGCGTCATGGTGCCGCGCTGTGTGAACATTTTACCGCAGATGTTGCAAGGGAATGGTCGCAGCGTGTCCAGTTCTTTGTACGGCTTCAACGGGCTTTTATCTACGACCTCTAGGGGTTCTTGGGTGCCAGTAGCGGGAGGATCTTCGTCCCCTTCCTCTTTATCTCGGCCGAGATTCACGTCTGCATCCGTGTGAGATTCGACATGGGAATTTAAGCTTTCTGAAGACGGGAATCCTTTTCCACATGGGATACAGACATAACTGTTGTCCTCCTGAGATGGTTCGAGGTAGGACTCCTGCCTGTAGACAAAATTAGGGCTGGCACCGTTGGATCCTCCGTCTTGTGGCTGCTCTTGGGAATTTTCTCCAGCGTGGTTTTGGCTCATGTGACTCCCTCCTTTGATTACAGGCATATAACCGTTGACGTTGCTCTTCCTCCTGGAGCGCTCTCTAGAAGGCGTCCTTTTCCATTCCTGTGTTCCATCAAAAGCATCTCGGCCTCTGGTCTTCTCTGGGGAGCCCTTTCGGTCCATTCCTGACTGGAGAGTATTGGCAGTTGTCTTGGAAACGGAGGACTGCGAGTATTCCTGCATGCTGCTGATGTCACTATTTAGAGCACAGTGAGAAGAACTCTTCTTGGTCAAATCCAGGCCGAAGCTTTGCTTGCCACTCGAGCGCCGTTTGTTCTCGCCATTATGTCTTTTCTTTGGAGGGACCATGTTTGCATATACTTCAACATCAGATGAAGTGTCTTCTGCCTCCCGTTTGACCAAGGGTTTTGAGGCAGGGGAAAAAGGCAGGTTTTGGGTGTGTAAAGAGCCCTTGCAGGACGTGTTGCTCGACTCGAGTTTGCTGGTACACAGACTCACCAGGTCGTGGAGCTGGAGGTAGTTAGCGACAGTGAGAAAGGCGCTCAGATTCTGCACGCGCTCTGCTCCCTGACTCTCCTCACATAACTTGCCAGTGTAAATGAAGTCCAGAATTTTCTGGAACAAGGCTGGCTCCACCAGCTCGGCATCGAGGTGGATGAGGTTGTCATGCAGGACAAGGGACTTGAAGTAGCTGCTGGTGGCGGCGAGGACGCTTTTATGAGCTCGGAACAGCGTGTTATCCACCATAATGACGACGTCACACAAGAAGCCCTTGCAGCGTTGCTGGTTGAGCTGCAGCAGCAGTTGGCTGGCATAATTTGAGAGCTCCATCTCCTGCCCTTGATGTTTTTCATTGAGGTGACTACACAAGAGAACACAAAGGACAcggttattatttttaaaaaaaaacattcacagtGAAGTGGCTACATCTGGAATGTGCCGTTACAGGAACACAATCTAAAAAGACGACGACAGGCTTGTGTGTCACATAAAAGTATGACAGTGAAATATTTCTTCGCATATCTTAACTTGTGAGGAATCTGGGGGCAGAGTGCAGGGTCAGACATGATACACTGCTCCTGGAGTGAGTGGAGGGTCAAGGGCCCAACAGACATAGCTCGTCGGTGCTGAAATTTGAACTCACGACCTTCTCATGAGTAGCCCCGAGCCTTAACCACTGAAAACGATATGCAATTGTGTTCTTGAGATCATGTCGGCTCTCCTGCAGCAGAGCTTAATAACATTAGCATTTTACACTTGTCTAAATAGCCGTATTATACAAGCATTGATGAATCAGCAGCACTTAAAGGTgccattgcatcattttttcattaattgtgcggtggtctcaagTATGaacgaatgccctgtgagccggttttggtgaaaaaaatgctgtggtgctcctgtttcaggctgttctagtttggtggtggagtgggtggggagagaatgacaggatttcagctcttcctcatgaatattcgtgacatgtaaacatatcgcttctgattggctaacagcactgtgacgctccctccagtgggttatgggcgaggccatgactactaattttcgaagtgacaagttcgtagggctttttctgattcgctcgtttttccgtctattttctttcataggctaatacagggaataggggtagaagaacattttcacgtgcagcatgcatatgcaactcggagtgacctatggCATTTCAAAAACagcaagtattaaacggtttgtcatggaatgacacctttaaaaaCCACAACCCCCTTCTGATCCGAGCCATCAAAATgcatttacatctcatctcattatctctagccgctttatcctgttctacagggtcgcaggcaagctggagcctatcccagctgactacgggcgaaaggcggggtacaccctggacaagtcgccaggtcatcacagggctgacacatacacacagactcacattcacacctacggtcaatttagagtcaccagttaatctaacctgcatgtctttggactgtggaggaaaccggagcacccggaggaaacccacgcggacacggggagaacatgcaaactccacacagaaaggccctcgccggccacagggctcgaacccggaccttcttgctgtgaggcgacagcgctaaccactacaccaccgtgccgcccacatttacATAAAAACGACCAAAAAATAAGGAATCCCACATGTTAGTGGTCCTAATTTTCACGTCCCCTTTATGAGGCAGATATTGGATTTCAATCCAGCTAACTAAACGACACAGCCAGTCAAAATCTTATCAAGGCACAATACAGATAAAAGAAATGACCAGGGTCTAAATGAGCTCACTTTGCAATGGGCAGGAGCTCAATGGTTAAGGCTCTGAGCTAGTGATCGAAAGATTGTAAGTTTAAAATCCCAGGACTGCTACAGATCAAGACCCTTAAAATGTTTCATGTGGATAAAtgtgaaggaaaaaaaagtctTCAAAGGCTTTAATATCAAAATgacttatttgtatagcacttttaaatcCAAACCCTTGAAATATTTATGGAATAAAcagttgagtgaaataaaggcactAAATAATGAAACTATGATCATTACAACAAGCAGGTAAAGGGTTTTTTTGATGAGTTACGACATTAAAATGTTTCACAGATTTGAAACCAGCTTcccagtgtgtgtgtggcttAGTGAATGCGGAACTGCTGGCTGTAAACACTAATCGCCTGCGGGCACACAGCCACAATAGCAGTAACACACTTCTACCACGACATGAGCACTGCGGCGCTAAACACAGCACTGCGCTTTTATACaccaaataattaaaaaaaaaaaaaaactagttggTCGAatgaaagaaaataataataataaccagtcCCACCTTGGCCAGGCTGGTGAATGTGTAGGAGGCTGCTCTGCTCTgctttaccccgctctcccctactctaCCCCGTGTGAAAGCTGCCCGTCCTCACTCACACCACTTTCACTGCCCTTCTTTCATAAACACGCTTTAAACTCGCCCTCACAGCTcgcttttaagaaaaaaaaaagcacaaatacACATACAAACGTTCAATTTTTAAATACCTTTCGAACAAGGGCAGGGGTCCTCGTTTCTCGCGTCGTCATCAAAACGCCATCTTAGCAGCGTGTGACGTAGCAGCTCGTAACCCTTGACCCAATCAGATAGCGAGGCAGCGTGCGGCACGCGCACAGCTGGTGGGGCATTGTCAAGGGCGTGGCTTATGTCGAAGAAGGGGCGGGGGAAACCAAAACCCAGCCTGAAGTCCAGGGAAACCCATTTCCGCCAGGTTGGGGGGAGTTTAaatttgtttaaatttttttaatgtttaaaatttgaatgtctgtgaagattctcaatcatccaggtcatagtaaactgtgggtggtagaaatgggcaactggacttgcttgaaaattcttgaaaacgtttcacctctcgtccaaaaggcttcctcggtTCTGtccgactaatagggagtatcagatatttatcttctcctggatcagaatcagaattctgattgaggcatcatgttggtgtgggtcactggaggctgggtgtgaatggcgaatcattagggtgatcaaaggattgcccgttagggtgatcaatagcAATCTGactccctctgtcctcctgtgagtcaccgaaaacagctgggtcctggcgtacacccagacgtctgggaagagtgtccaagaccgccttgtagatgtttgacaaatgatgtcttagaacccggaccttcttgctgtgaggcgacagcgctaaccactacaccaccgtgccgccctccaaatAACATTATGCATTAATATatagaggcggcatggtggtgtagtggttagcgctgtcgcctcacagcaagaaggtccgggttcgagccccggcaagggcctttctgtgcggagtttgcatgttctccccgtgtccgtgtgggtttcctccgggtgctccggttttccccacagtccaaagacatgcaggttaggttaactggtgactctaaattgaccgtaggtgtgaatggttgtctatgtgtcagccctgtgatgacctggcggcttgtccagggtgtaccctgcctttcgcccgtagtcagctgggataggctccagcttgcctgcgaccctgtagaacaggataaagtggctagagataatgagatgagattaatatatagaacaaacaaaaacaaccaaccaaaaaaaaaagttaaaattttttaatttaaatgttaatttttttatgtttaaaattttaatgtttaaatgtttcattttttaaatgattatttttttaaattctcagAATTCCATACAAATCAGAATAAGTCACCATTTTGAGATTAAAATcaagatttctttcttttttatttaaacaTATTTGTGGTCAGAGTTTGCCCCAAGAGCAGTAAAGCTCATCTAAGGGGGCTTACTCCAAATAGCATTTTACATTAATATTTtgaataaacaaaaacaacaaaacaactgacaaaaaaaaagggggcgggGTGGGGTGTAAGCAAACAGTTGGCCCAACTATTCGTGTGTGTGAAATCATTTAGTTTCCTCAATAAAAGTTTGGACATATGAAAATAATATGAAAATATTATCAAAAGATAACAAATTGGAACCAAATAAGAAAGAGGATACTTTAACTGAGTCTGACATAGCAGACCAACTGCTTGCAAATAAATGAGCAGCTGAGGAGAGCAGTTTGTTCCTATGGGCAGCAAAAAGCGGACAATAAAGAAAAAATGCTTTATCGTTTCAGAATGAAAACCACATAAGCAAGCAGACGATATTTTACATCCAATACGAAAAAGATAATAATTAAACGAACATGCATTTAACCTCAGTTGAGTATGTAAAATTGATGAATATCTATCAAGATTTCAACATTGGTAAAGATTTTTGTATGCCAGAATTTTAGGATCCTAAATTCTTAGGTTAAGGCTTTtgctacaaacaaacaaaaagaaaagaaagaaagaaagcacaactttattcatcacacacttgtgaaattcctctctgcatttaacccatctgaagcagtgaacacacacatgagcaatgagcacacacacatacccagagcagtgggcagccatgctaacagcgcccagggagcagttggaatttaggtgtctcgctcaagggcacctcagcccaaggccgtcccatattaacctaacctgcatgtctttggactgtgggggaaaccggagtacccggaggaaacccacgcagacatgggggagaacatgcaaactccacacagaaaggcccttgccggccactgggctcgaacccagaaccttcttgctgtgaggtctcatctcattatctctagccgctttatctttctacagggtcgcagtcaagctggagcctatcccagctgactatgggcgaaaggtggggtacaccctggacaagtcgccaggtcatcacagggctgacacatagacacagacaaccattcacactcacattcacacctacggtcaatttagagccaccagttaacctaacctgcatgtctttggactgtgggggaaaccggagcacccagaggaaacccatgcggacatggggagaacatgcaaactccacacagaaaagccctcgctggccgctgggctcgaacccagaaccttcttgctgtgaggggaccatGCTAAACActtataccaccatgccacccacaaacaaacaaggtggtgtttgtttgtttttttaaatcagacaCATCCTTCTCATTGCAACACATTTATATTATGAATATAATCCAGCAATTCAGATTTTAGCCACATACATTATactgccaaaagtttgtggacatctgatacgctaaaacatttcagccttgtttagttatgtccacttccTTTTTCTCTtgaactcaatgagctctgaaaagttttaatttgaactaatctgcactgtaaaacatttcaaattggtttaatttggaaatgcaagttcacctgctgccttgaaaatggaagttaactcaatttgacgattatctttgtttcaactcagaaaaagtctcaattagtcaagacaactaagtagttgaagtctaacctttgaaaacttgaacagattagttcaaattaaaacacttttcagagctcattgagttaaaaagaaaaaaagtggacATAAGGCTGAAATGTTTGTGTGCAGGTTTTCAAAGGTTAcacttgaattacttagttgtcttgactgattgagactttttctgatttgaaacaaagataatcgtcaaattgagttaacttgcattttcaaggcagcaggtgaacttgcatttccaagttaaaccaatttgaaatgttttacagtgtaataatacGACAGCaaacaactgtgtgcttccaactttgtggaaaCAGTTTGTGGAAGAACCACACGTGGGTATGATTTTCAGATGTCCACAAATCTTTGGTGCTTATTTATTGTTAAAAAGAAATAATCAAATCATGGAATCAGATTCCGTGGCTacagattttctctctctctctctccatccctgAAACCCTAAACAtccattcatctatccatccattatctgtagccgctttatcctgttctacagggttgcaggtaagctggagcctatcccagctgactatgggcgagaggcagggtacaccctggacaagttgccaagttatcgcagggctgacacacagacaaacaaccattcacactcacattcacacctatggtcagtttagagtcaccaattagcctaacctgcatgtctttggaccgtggggggaaACCCatccggacacagggagaacatgcaaactccacacagaaaggccctcgccggccatggggctcgaacccaggacctttttgctgtgaggcgacagtgctaaccactacaccaccatgccgccgaccCTAAACATTTGAATTTTATTTCCACTTCCAGTCTCATACAACGATATGGAGTATGTCATGGAGAAACTGCGTGTTAATTTGTTCACGTGTATAGGATTTTCATTTATTTACTACTGTTTTCTCATTTCAATAAATAGGCTCGTCATGTTTATACAGTAAAGTAATAGGCCTTCACCAGAGTCAGCCCTGTCGTCACAGGGGCCTGGACTAGGTGGAGGCCCACTGGCTGTACTGTCATGCAAAAGAGGCTTATTTGACCcagatatatataaaatataaattcaGAGAACGTTTGACCATTTCTATGAAAATATACATTTATTAAGCACATGTAACATGTAACAAATTATGACTTTATATGAATTTCTCAACCACTTCTATGGAAAAAACAATTTATAGACCACAAGAGGCTAAGAGTTATAAATACAAGCAAAATAAAGGTTTTTTTGAACTACAACGAAACCCTTATATTAAAATATATACATGTCAGTAGACTTAAAACAACGAGAAGAAGTTTGCATTGAAAAATAGTCACAGTAAAACCAAACATTCCTTCTGCTACTATAGCCTAAGACAGTATGGTATTACAtgacagaataaaatagaattaaaaaaaccaaaaaacataaTTCACAAGTTTATTTTAAGACACACTGGACTTGTATTGCACACATTTTGTGCGATGTCTGCGATTTGCCACAGGAACCTGTGTTAACGTTAGCAGTAGTGAATCCACAGGCTACAGAACCACGGCTTCATGGAAAGCTTTGACCCAtctgtgaaataaataaaaatgcatgtCACAAACTATACAGTAATTAATGCTGTGATCTAAAATAATTGGTCATTTTCATGGAACAATTCAGGATGTAGATGGACCTGTTGTAGATATGGGGGTCATCAGTTTTAAAGATGTAGAAGATCTTGTCTTTGTGGTAAAGCTGAAACTGCTGAGATGATTCGGGATCATCTTCCGTGAGAGAGAAGCCGAGGAGAGGCAGGCTTTCTAAAGCTGCTACGTCCTGCATGAGCAGAAGACAAGATGGACAGGAGTATAGTGAATCAGGGTATGTGCATTAAACAACAAATAATGCCTTtttataaagaaaaacaaaaactattttgGTCCAGTAGCTAATTCTCTCGGTTATAGTACAGCTGAAGCCAGAGCTTTTCAGTTCCTGGTGGGTGAACACACActagggctacatccacacgacaacgagatttttttttagcgggtaaaaaaaaaaaatatcgcgtccacatgggcaacggatcagtaaaatatcaggtacatgtggcaacgcaacgcttgctgaaaacgatgcaatacacatgccacacctctacgtgcgctgtaagacggtcccatcggagacaccagaacaatagaagtagtaggacgcatgcgcataaaccccttcctctacccagcgtgaagcactcacaggaacaaacacacaacaacaagaggaagatggctgcgactacgcgaggaaatcgtgccttctgtgtgtacaaattagttttattagtgtgcatagttttatataacttaattttcttattgtgtgtgaacattttgaaaagcagtcttatccaataaaaaaaaaattcaagaaatggttcagttacttgtttatttaaaagaaaagctgttatTACGAATGATGCacacgagagtgctgcttgttctagtcatgtggttgtgacatcatcgtaaacaaatccgttctactcatccagacgacttcgcaacggcgccgttgccagatttttccactctggaacccgttctcaaaaaatatcattttggggcacccaaaacgccggtgccgtgtggacgccaggccgaaacgttaaacatttttatcagattcacctgaatccgttgctgtgtggacagggcctaggaGGAAATCGCTGACTGCACTCTTTCATATATATGAGTTCACAGACATGCTTGATTAGCTAATGTTGCATTAATGCTCTGGATCTGCTGTGACCTaactagaataaagcagttactgaagatgaatgaatgacgaTAGCTATAGTATTGATTTGAACTTTGGATTTTAGCAGTTGGCATGTTTTATCAACAAATGTAAACTCCATTCCCAGTAAGAGGACTTAATGTGCGGTGTTTCAATCTTTAAAGTCATCCACAGCATTTTTTGAAGTACAATTATGTCTAAACAACCAAAGCAGACAAACAGTTGCTGAAAGAGACGTTTTGCCATCCTTTCCCCTGACCAATAAAATCACAACTCTATGCACATTCATAAGGCTGAACTCTGTACTGGAGAAAAACTGGAAACCAGTAAATAATATTTGGACAGAATATAATATAGGTCACAGACAGACACCTGGAGTCATCTTGGGTGCTGCTTGCTTTTCTCTTACCTCACTGGCAGCGTAAGTGTACAGCACTTTATCCTTGATGACAAACCAGAGCCTCTTCCATTGTCTCTTATTGGCCTTCATTCTGTCCAGATAACCGCTCATGGATGAGCCATCTGTGTTTGCCGAAACCTACCATATAATTACACACGCGTGAGTGAAGAAATGATGACGTAAACAAATAAGTGCTGCCAAACAGTGCAATCATGAGTTAATTAATAATCAATCATCAAAAGCCTTAGTTGAGGTTAAAAAGGGGAAACTAAAATAAGTTACACAAATTAAAATAAGGTGATGGGACACACTTCCTCAGCTTTTATACCTCTTTCAGGGCAGCTGGGATCTTCTTCTGTTTTCTAAAGTGAAACGATTTGGAAGTGGGAGAAAAAAGAGCACTGCCTGGTGCCTGGTTACCTTTTAAGTGAATAAGTGACAAAAGCAGACTGTCAGTGAGCAGAAATAATGAATTCAGTTGTTAAGCGGAGATTTTTAGAA
The Neoarius graeffei isolate fNeoGra1 chromosome 8, fNeoGra1.pri, whole genome shotgun sequence genome window above contains:
- the hic1l gene encoding hypermethylated in cancer 1 like, producing the protein MELSNYASQLLLQLNQQRCKGFLCDVVIMVDNTLFRAHKSVLAATSSYFKSLVLHDNLIHLDAELVEPALFQKILDFIYTGKLCEESQGAERVQNLSAFLTVANYLQLHDLVSLCTSKLESSNTSCKGSLHTQNLPFSPASKPLVKREAEDTSSDVEVYANMVPPKKRHNGENKRRSSGKQSFGLDLTKKSSSHCALNSDISSMQEYSQSSVSKTTANTLQSGMDRKGSPEKTRGRDAFDGTQEWKRTPSRERSRRKSNVNGYMPVIKGGSHMSQNHAGENSQEQPQDGGSNGASPNFVYRQESYLEPSQEDNSYVCIPCGKGFPSSESLNSHVESHTDADVNLGRDKEEGDEDPPATGTQEPLEVVDKSPLKPYKELDTLRPFPCNICGKMFTQRGTMTRHMRSHLGLKPFACEECGMRFTRQYRLTEHMRVHSGEKPYECHVCGGKFTQQRNLISHMRMHTSPN